The following are from one region of the Capsicum annuum cultivar UCD-10X-F1 chromosome 1, UCD10Xv1.1, whole genome shotgun sequence genome:
- the LOC124898159 gene encoding uncharacterized protein LOC124898159, which produces MSKYVELLDTGVRMVARFNSHCPQTSRMYYHPPGKHDEDHHHTDFHHHQFFGGGGGGGGGNSNQIGGVSGSENVTGVRFGGVVSKKGTDSTDFILYTLL; this is translated from the coding sequence ATGAGTAAGTACGTTGAGTTGTTGGATACGGGAGTGAGAATGGTGGCCAGATTCAATTCCCACTGTCCTCAAACTTCCCGTATGTATTATCACCCTCCTGGTAAGCACGACGAAGATCACCACCACACTGATTTCCACCACCACCAGTTCTTCGGCGGCGGCGGCGGCGGCGGAGGAGGAAACAGCAATCAGATTGGTGGCGTCTCCGGCAGTGAAAATGTGACAGGTGTTAGATTTGGTGGAGTTGTTTCTAAGAAGGGAACTGATAGCACTGATTTCATTCTTTATACTCTACTTTAA